The following are from one region of the Mesorhizobium sp. B4-1-4 genome:
- a CDS encoding GNAT family N-acetyltransferase: MQQGEIELQAFRPDHIEGAVALSRQEKWPHRQQDWQMALQLSSGAVALDDQGRVAGTILVTPYGKDCAMINMVIVDRNARGKGLGRRLMEQAFTLAGERPLRLVATTDGMPLYQKLGFVPSGTIMQHQGKVTKLEAPDGVDAASAHNLPEIKALDRGAYGADREALIDALAERGQFAVIRRNGAIVAYAAIRPFGRGEVIGPVIAGSADAAKALIAFFAATRPGAFLRVDTDSRTGIAGWLEEIGLAHVGGGVAMDRPPKKDSGQSRPKIFALANQALG; the protein is encoded by the coding sequence ATGCAGCAGGGCGAGATCGAACTCCAGGCCTTCCGGCCCGACCACATCGAGGGCGCGGTGGCGCTTTCCCGCCAGGAGAAATGGCCGCATCGGCAGCAGGACTGGCAGATGGCTCTGCAGCTTTCGAGCGGCGCGGTCGCGCTCGACGACCAGGGCCGCGTCGCCGGAACCATCCTGGTCACGCCCTACGGCAAGGACTGCGCCATGATCAACATGGTGATCGTCGACAGGAACGCGCGGGGCAAGGGGCTCGGGCGCCGTCTCATGGAGCAAGCCTTCACCCTCGCGGGCGAACGTCCGCTGCGGCTCGTCGCGACGACCGACGGCATGCCTCTTTATCAGAAGCTGGGCTTCGTGCCCTCCGGCACCATCATGCAGCATCAGGGCAAGGTCACCAAGCTTGAGGCGCCCGACGGCGTGGACGCAGCAAGCGCCCATAACCTGCCGGAAATCAAGGCGCTGGACCGCGGTGCCTATGGCGCCGACCGTGAAGCCCTGATCGATGCGCTGGCCGAGCGCGGCCAATTCGCCGTGATCCGCCGCAACGGGGCCATCGTGGCCTATGCCGCGATCCGACCGTTCGGACGCGGCGAGGTGATCGGTCCGGTGATCGCGGGAAGTGCTGACGCCGCGAAGGCCCTGATCGCGTTCTTCGCCGCGACCCGCCCCGGCGCCTTCCTGCGTGTCGATACCGACAGCAGGACCGGCATTGCCGGCTGGCTCGAGGAAATCGGCCTCGCCCATGTCGGCGGCGGGGTGGCCATGGACCGTCCGCCCAAGAAAGATTCTGGACAGTCCAGGCCAAAAATTTTCGCCCTCGCCAACCAGGCGCTTGGCTAG
- a CDS encoding aspartate aminotransferase family protein, translating to MLANSLIELDRAHLIHPVASYRGHEAVGVRVLKSAKGVTVTDASGRQLLDGFAGLWCVNAGYGHDSIVEAAARQMRELPYATAYFDLGSEPAIRLASELAERAPGDLNHVYFTLGGSDAVDSTIRFVRYYWNAKGEPKRDQFISIEQGYHGSSVVGAGLTALPAFHAGFGIPFDWQHKIPSPYPYRNPVGEDGNAIIAASLAALRAKIEEIGPERVAAFYAEPIQGSGGVIVPPKGWIKAMRELCREYGILFIADEVITGFGRTGPLFACTDEDIVPDFMTTAKGLTSGYVPMGAVFMADHVYEVIADGAGASAVGHGYTYSAHPVSAAVALEVLKLYEDGLLENGIKAGARLMAGLWGLRDHPLVGDVRGRGMLAAIELVVDKEKKTPLPASAMPARRVFDRAWDNGLIIRAFAHGVIGYAPPLCCTDSDIDVIVERTRRTLDQTLEDPDVRQALP from the coding sequence ATGCTCGCCAATTCCCTGATCGAACTCGACCGCGCCCATCTCATCCATCCGGTCGCCTCCTATCGCGGCCATGAGGCGGTCGGCGTACGCGTGCTGAAATCGGCCAAGGGCGTCACCGTGACCGATGCGTCCGGCCGGCAACTTCTCGACGGTTTCGCGGGGTTGTGGTGCGTCAACGCCGGCTATGGCCACGACAGCATCGTCGAGGCGGCAGCCCGGCAGATGCGCGAGCTTCCCTACGCTACCGCTTATTTCGACCTCGGCTCGGAGCCAGCCATCCGGCTCGCCTCGGAACTGGCCGAGCGCGCGCCCGGCGATCTCAACCACGTCTATTTCACGCTCGGGGGGTCGGACGCGGTCGACAGCACGATCCGTTTCGTCCGCTACTACTGGAATGCGAAGGGCGAGCCGAAGCGGGACCAGTTCATCTCCATCGAGCAGGGTTATCACGGCTCGTCGGTGGTCGGCGCGGGCCTGACCGCCCTGCCCGCCTTTCACGCCGGTTTCGGCATTCCTTTTGATTGGCAGCACAAGATCCCTTCCCCCTATCCCTACCGCAACCCGGTAGGCGAGGACGGCAACGCGATCATCGCCGCGTCGCTTGCCGCGCTGAGGGCCAAGATCGAGGAGATCGGGCCGGAGCGGGTCGCCGCCTTCTATGCCGAGCCGATCCAGGGCTCGGGCGGCGTCATCGTTCCACCGAAAGGCTGGATCAAGGCCATGCGCGAACTCTGCCGGGAGTACGGCATCCTGTTCATCGCCGATGAAGTGATCACCGGCTTCGGCCGCACCGGGCCCCTGTTTGCCTGCACGGATGAGGACATCGTTCCCGATTTCATGACGACCGCGAAGGGTCTGACCTCGGGCTATGTTCCCATGGGCGCCGTGTTCATGGCCGACCATGTCTACGAGGTCATCGCCGATGGCGCGGGCGCCTCGGCGGTCGGCCACGGCTATACCTATTCCGCCCACCCGGTCAGCGCCGCCGTCGCCCTCGAAGTTCTGAAGCTCTACGAAGACGGTCTTCTGGAGAACGGCATCAAGGCCGGCGCCCGCCTGATGGCTGGTCTGTGGGGCTTGCGCGATCACCCGTTGGTCGGCGATGTGCGCGGTCGCGGCATGCTCGCGGCGATCGAACTGGTCGTCGACAAAGAGAAGAAGACGCCGCTTCCGGCGTCGGCCATGCCGGCGCGGCGGGTCTTCGACAGGGCATGGGACAACGGCCTCATCATCCGTGCCTTTGCGCATGGGGTTATCGGCTATGCACCCCCGCTGTGCTGCACAGACAGCGACATCGACGTGATCGTCGAGCGCACGCGCCGAACGCTCGACCAGACGCTCGAGGACCCGGATGTTCGCCAGGCCCTGCCATGA
- a CDS encoding HAD-IA family hydrolase has protein sequence MTFDVVGTLIDFEGGITTCMAGIAAEAGVAIDGEAALALYRQARYMPDAGLFPDDLVRVYMVIAPQLGLPAEEKYGVRLRDSASAWRGFPDSAAALAELAKSHKLIAMTNARRWALDHFEKQLGSPFFATFTADDTGTEKPDPAFFQKVFDFVASRGDSRDDILHVAQSQYHDIGISRALGMTNCWIERRHAQKGYGGTIEPERFTVPDHHFTSMASLAAAVRESLKERT, from the coding sequence ATGACCTTCGACGTTGTCGGCACGCTGATCGACTTCGAAGGCGGCATTACGACCTGCATGGCCGGGATTGCCGCCGAGGCCGGCGTTGCCATCGATGGCGAAGCCGCGCTGGCTCTGTACCGGCAGGCTCGCTACATGCCCGATGCGGGCCTGTTTCCCGACGATCTCGTGCGTGTCTACATGGTTATCGCGCCACAGCTCGGCCTGCCGGCCGAGGAGAAATATGGCGTCCGGCTGCGGGACTCCGCCAGTGCCTGGCGAGGTTTCCCCGACAGCGCGGCGGCATTGGCCGAGCTTGCGAAGTCACACAAGCTGATTGCCATGACCAATGCCCGGCGCTGGGCGCTCGATCATTTCGAGAAGCAGCTCGGATCACCCTTCTTCGCCACCTTCACGGCCGACGACACCGGCACGGAAAAACCCGACCCTGCTTTCTTCCAGAAGGTCTTCGATTTCGTGGCCTCTCGCGGCGACAGCAGGGACGACATCCTGCATGTGGCGCAAAGCCAGTATCACGACATCGGCATCTCCCGGGCGCTCGGCATGACCAATTGCTGGATCGAGCGCCGGCACGCCCAGAAGGGCTATGGCGGCACGATCGAGCCCGAGCGCTTCACCGTACCAGACCACCACTTCACCTCGATGGCCTCCCTTGCAGCGGCCGTTCGGGAAAGCCTGAAGGAACGAACCTGA
- a CDS encoding ABC transporter substrate-binding protein, producing MTDKITNWTSADDAMVENAIRRGASRRELLKMLLAGGAAVAAGSLVLGRATQAVAATPVSGGNFKAAGWSSSTADTLDPAKASLSTDYVRCCSLYNRLTFLDKDGVTQMELAESFDSKDAKTWTVKLRKGVTFHDGKDLTADDVVFSLKRHLDKSVGSKVAKIAAQMTGFKAVDKSTVEITLADPNADLPTILALHHFMIVADGTTDFSKGNGTGAFVLQTFEPGVRSVVTKNKNYWKSGKPYLDSFEFIAISDDSARVNALLSGDISFAASINPRAMKLISGQQGFEVSKTTSGNYTDLNIRLDMDPGNKADFVAGMKYLVNREQIVKSALRGLGEIGNDQPVSPANVFHNADVKPKAFDPDKAKFHFQKAGLLGQSIPVVASDAATSSIDMAVIIQAAGADIGMKLDVQRVPADGYWDNYWLKAPIHFGNINPRPTPDILFSLLYASNAPWNESQYKSEKFDKMLIEARGLLDQAKRKEIYGQMQAMVSEEAGTIIPAYISNVDALSSKVKGLEANPLGGMMGYAMAEYLWLEA from the coding sequence ATGACCGACAAGATCACGAACTGGACCAGCGCAGACGATGCCATGGTCGAAAATGCCATTCGGCGGGGTGCAAGCCGCCGCGAACTTCTCAAGATGCTGTTGGCCGGTGGCGCCGCGGTTGCCGCGGGCAGCCTCGTGCTCGGCCGCGCCACCCAGGCCGTAGCCGCCACGCCGGTCTCCGGCGGAAATTTCAAAGCCGCCGGCTGGTCGTCCTCGACCGCCGATACGCTCGATCCGGCAAAGGCGTCGCTCTCCACCGACTATGTCCGCTGCTGCTCGCTTTACAACCGACTGACTTTCCTCGACAAGGATGGCGTCACGCAGATGGAGCTGGCCGAAAGCTTCGACAGCAAGGACGCCAAGACCTGGACCGTGAAGCTGCGCAAGGGCGTCACCTTCCACGACGGCAAGGACCTCACCGCCGACGACGTCGTCTTCTCGCTGAAGCGCCATCTCGACAAGTCGGTCGGTTCCAAGGTCGCCAAGATCGCGGCGCAGATGACCGGCTTCAAGGCGGTCGACAAGTCGACCGTGGAAATCACGCTCGCCGACCCGAATGCCGACCTGCCGACCATCCTGGCGCTGCACCATTTCATGATCGTCGCGGACGGCACCACGGACTTCTCCAAGGGCAATGGCACCGGCGCGTTCGTGCTGCAAACGTTCGAGCCTGGCGTGCGTTCGGTGGTCACCAAGAACAAGAACTACTGGAAATCGGGCAAGCCCTACCTGGATTCGTTCGAATTCATCGCCATCAGTGACGACAGCGCCCGTGTCAACGCGCTCTTGTCCGGTGACATCAGCTTCGCCGCCTCGATCAATCCGCGCGCGATGAAGCTCATCAGCGGCCAGCAGGGCTTCGAAGTGTCGAAGACGACCTCGGGCAACTACACGGATCTCAACATTCGGCTCGATATGGACCCCGGCAACAAGGCCGACTTCGTGGCCGGCATGAAATATCTCGTCAACCGCGAGCAGATCGTCAAATCGGCGTTGCGTGGCCTCGGTGAAATCGGCAACGACCAGCCCGTCTCGCCGGCCAATGTCTTCCACAACGCCGACGTCAAGCCGAAGGCTTTCGACCCGGACAAGGCGAAGTTCCACTTCCAGAAGGCAGGCCTGCTCGGCCAGTCCATCCCGGTGGTCGCTTCCGACGCCGCCACCTCGTCGATCGACATGGCTGTGATCATCCAGGCCGCCGGCGCGGATATCGGTATGAAGCTCGACGTCCAGCGCGTCCCGGCCGACGGCTACTGGGACAATTACTGGCTCAAGGCGCCAATCCATTTCGGCAACATCAATCCGCGCCCGACGCCGGACATCCTGTTCTCGCTCCTCTACGCATCCAACGCGCCGTGGAACGAAAGCCAGTACAAGTCCGAGAAGTTCGACAAGATGCTCATCGAGGCGCGCGGCCTGCTCGACCAGGCCAAGCGCAAGGAGATCTATGGCCAGATGCAGGCTATGGTCTCCGAGGAGGCCGGCACCATCATCCCGGCCTACATTTCCAACGTGGATGCCCTCTCCAGCAAGGTGAAGGGTTTGGAGGCGAACCCGCTCGGTGGCATGATGGGCTACGCAATGGCGGAATATCTCTGGCTCGAAGCCTGA
- a CDS encoding ABC transporter permease, protein MTSGVLNLVLKRLGIAAVTLLIVLFAVFFATSMLPGDTASILLGQAATPEAVAGLREAMHLNDPAILRFLRWLLGLLHGDLGTSYANQMPVAALIGGRFINTMELAGITTLLSVPLALTLGITAAMLRGSLYDRTVTVVSIGVISVPEFMVATLAVLLFAVYLKWLPALSSVNEAHTLTDLVRIYAMPVITLTFVISAQMIRMTRAAVLETLSAPYVEMALLKGASRGRMVLKHALPNALGPIVNAVALSLSYLVGGVIIVETIFNYPGIAKLMVDAVATRDLPLIQSCAMIFCLGYLLLITAADVVAIMSNPRLR, encoded by the coding sequence ATGACGTCTGGGGTTCTCAACCTCGTGCTGAAGCGGCTGGGGATCGCGGCCGTCACGCTTCTGATCGTGCTGTTCGCCGTGTTCTTCGCCACCAGCATGCTGCCCGGCGACACCGCGTCGATCCTGCTCGGCCAGGCGGCGACTCCGGAAGCCGTCGCCGGCCTGCGCGAGGCCATGCATCTCAACGATCCGGCAATCCTTCGCTTCCTGCGCTGGCTTCTCGGCCTGCTCCACGGCGATCTCGGCACTTCCTATGCCAACCAGATGCCGGTCGCGGCGCTGATCGGCGGGCGCTTCATCAACACCATGGAGCTTGCCGGCATCACCACCCTGCTCTCGGTGCCCCTGGCGCTGACGTTGGGTATCACCGCCGCCATGCTGCGCGGCTCCCTCTATGATCGCACCGTCACCGTCGTTTCGATCGGCGTCATCTCCGTGCCGGAATTCATGGTCGCGACCCTCGCGGTCCTGCTCTTCGCCGTTTATCTTAAATGGCTGCCGGCGCTGTCCTCGGTCAATGAGGCGCATACTCTGACCGACCTCGTGCGCATCTATGCAATGCCCGTGATCACGCTGACCTTCGTCATCTCCGCTCAGATGATCCGCATGACCCGCGCCGCGGTACTCGAAACGCTCTCCGCGCCTTATGTCGAGATGGCGCTGCTCAAAGGCGCCTCACGCGGCCGCATGGTGCTCAAGCACGCACTTCCCAACGCGCTCGGGCCGATCGTCAACGCGGTCGCGCTCTCGCTGTCCTATCTGGTCGGCGGCGTCATCATCGTCGAGACGATCTTCAACTATCCCGGCATCGCCAAGCTGATGGTCGATGCAGTCGCCACCCGAGACCTGCCGCTGATCCAGAGCTGCGCGATGATCTTCTGCCTCGGCTACCTCTTGCTCATCACCGCCGCCGATGTCGTCGCCATCATGTCCAACCCGAGGCTCAGATGA
- a CDS encoding ABC transporter permease, which yields MTVARATTSRRSFLGHSYSLVSIVAALVILAWTLVAILAPYIIPHSIGDIVDDDYFGPMRQGLWLGSDYLGRDMLSRVLMGARYTVGISLAAVAIACFSGVVLGMIAAVTGGWLDTCLSRFLDALNSIPSKLFGLVVVAAVGSSIPALILTLAVIYIPGAYRFARALAVNINTMDFMTVARVRGESIVYLIGSEILPNIIRPVLADFGLRFVFIVLLLSGLSFLGLGLQPPLADWGALVRENIGGLPFAAPAVIVPSLAIASLTISVNLLIDNLPQKIRDRDA from the coding sequence ATGACGGTTGCGCGCGCCACAACCTCCCGTCGGTCCTTCCTGGGCCACAGCTACAGCCTCGTGAGCATCGTGGCCGCTTTGGTCATCCTGGCTTGGACGCTCGTCGCGATCCTCGCGCCCTACATCATTCCTCATTCGATTGGAGACATCGTCGACGACGATTATTTCGGCCCGATGCGTCAGGGGTTATGGCTCGGCTCGGACTATCTGGGGCGCGACATGCTCTCGCGGGTGCTTATGGGCGCGCGCTACACCGTCGGCATATCGCTCGCCGCCGTCGCCATCGCCTGCTTCTCGGGCGTCGTGCTGGGGATGATCGCGGCCGTCACCGGCGGCTGGCTCGACACCTGCCTCAGCCGCTTCCTCGACGCCTTGAATTCCATTCCCAGCAAACTGTTCGGCCTTGTGGTCGTTGCCGCGGTCGGCTCGTCGATCCCGGCGCTGATCCTGACGCTGGCCGTCATCTATATACCAGGCGCCTACCGCTTCGCGCGGGCGCTCGCCGTCAACATCAACACCATGGATTTCATGACCGTCGCTCGCGTCCGTGGCGAGAGCATCGTCTATCTCATCGGGTCGGAGATCCTGCCCAATATCATCCGCCCGGTGCTCGCCGACTTCGGCCTGCGCTTCGTCTTCATCGTGCTCCTGCTCTCCGGCCTCTCGTTCCTGGGACTCGGCCTGCAGCCGCCGCTCGCCGACTGGGGCGCGCTGGTGCGCGAGAACATCGGCGGCCTGCCCTTCGCGGCGCCGGCAGTCATCGTGCCTTCGCTGGCGATCGCCAGCCTCACCATCAGCGTCAACCTGCTGATCGACAACCTGCCGCAGAAGATCAGGGACAGGGACGCATGA
- a CDS encoding ABC transporter ATP-binding protein — MTNLVEVRNLRIEATTDAGRVVEIIKGVSLDIADGEIVALIGESGSGKTTVALSLMGHARPGCRITGGEINVNGKNMAALSEKQRARLRGTDIAYVPQSAAASFNPSSTIMEQVIEVTRIHRLMPPQKARKRAVELFRALSLPDPEGIGARYPHQVSGGQLQRLSAAMALIGDPKLVIFDEPTTALDVTTQIDVLKAFKSVMRAGGIAGVYVSHDLAVVAQIADHIVVLKGGEVQETGSTVQILSAAQHAYTRELLAAFEPKPRQAHADADAGAKPLLRIDNVTAGYGALRDDGLPLIRAVDTVSLVVEKGRNLGVIGESGCGKSTLARVIAGIHPAAAGDIIFDGKQLERAAGKRSQDQLREMQIVFQYADTALNPAKPIEDIISRPLAFYHRLDRQARSKRVDELLDMVRLPRALRYRRPSELSGGQKQRVNFARALAAGPKLIICDEITSALDTVVAAAVIELLKELQRELGLSYIFISHDLSVVEAICDEIMVMYNGERVEQITPDKLKAPTHPYSKLLFSSVPKLDPTWLDGLVRDPELVSQYGHR; from the coding sequence ATGACCAATCTCGTCGAGGTCCGGAACCTGAGGATCGAGGCGACGACCGACGCCGGACGTGTCGTCGAAATCATCAAGGGCGTCAGTCTCGATATCGCCGACGGCGAGATCGTCGCCCTGATCGGAGAGAGCGGCTCCGGCAAGACAACGGTGGCGCTCTCGCTCATGGGGCACGCGCGACCGGGCTGCCGGATCACCGGTGGCGAGATCAATGTGAACGGCAAGAACATGGCCGCACTTTCCGAAAAGCAGCGCGCCAGGTTGCGAGGCACCGACATTGCCTATGTTCCGCAAAGTGCCGCAGCCTCGTTTAATCCCTCGTCGACCATCATGGAGCAGGTGATCGAGGTTACGCGCATCCACAGGCTGATGCCCCCCCAGAAGGCGCGAAAGCGGGCTGTCGAGCTGTTCAGGGCCTTGTCGCTGCCGGATCCGGAAGGGATCGGCGCCCGTTATCCGCACCAGGTTTCAGGTGGGCAATTGCAGCGGCTGTCGGCGGCCATGGCCCTTATCGGCGATCCCAAGCTGGTTATCTTCGACGAGCCGACGACGGCACTCGACGTGACGACGCAGATCGACGTGCTGAAGGCATTCAAGTCGGTCATGCGGGCGGGTGGGATAGCTGGGGTCTATGTTTCCCACGATCTCGCCGTCGTCGCCCAGATCGCCGACCACATCGTCGTGCTGAAGGGCGGCGAAGTGCAGGAGACCGGCAGCACGGTTCAGATTCTTTCGGCTGCCCAGCACGCCTACACGCGCGAACTGCTTGCTGCCTTCGAACCGAAGCCGCGGCAAGCGCATGCGGACGCAGATGCCGGCGCGAAGCCGTTGCTGCGCATCGACAATGTGACTGCCGGCTATGGCGCGCTGCGAGATGACGGACTGCCACTTATCCGGGCCGTCGATACCGTCAGCCTGGTAGTCGAGAAAGGACGCAACCTCGGCGTCATCGGCGAATCCGGCTGCGGAAAATCGACGCTCGCGCGCGTTATCGCGGGCATTCATCCGGCCGCGGCCGGCGACATCATCTTCGACGGCAAGCAACTGGAGCGTGCCGCAGGCAAACGCAGCCAGGACCAGCTGCGCGAGATGCAGATCGTGTTCCAGTATGCCGACACCGCGCTCAATCCAGCCAAGCCGATCGAAGACATCATCTCCCGTCCGCTGGCCTTCTACCACCGGCTCGACCGGCAGGCGCGCTCGAAGCGCGTCGACGAACTTCTTGACATGGTCCGCCTGCCGCGGGCGCTGCGCTACCGTCGCCCGTCGGAGCTCTCGGGCGGCCAGAAGCAGCGGGTGAACTTCGCGCGCGCCCTGGCGGCCGGGCCCAAGCTCATCATCTGCGACGAAATCACCTCGGCGCTCGACACGGTAGTGGCGGCCGCCGTGATCGAACTGCTGAAGGAACTGCAGCGCGAGTTGGGGCTTTCCTACATTTTCATCAGCCACGACCTCTCGGTCGTCGAAGCGATCTGCGACGAGATCATGGTCATGTACAATGGCGAGCGGGTGGAGCAGATTACGCCCGACAAATTGAAGGCGCCCACCCACCCCTATTCGAAGCTTCTGTTCTCCTCGGTGCCGAAGCTCGATCCGACATGGCTCGATGGCCTCGTCCGAGACCCCGAGCTGGTCAGCCAGTACGGCCATCGCTGA
- a CDS encoding NADH:flavin oxidoreductase, translated as MNGRGHDVNTAASPASGTSGDPLLQPFRLKGLTLRNRVVSTSHASMLDDGGLPLERYQRYHEEKARGGLAMTMAGGSAMTSPDSSWGGGQLDLSTDRIVPHLQLMSQRIHRHGAAVMCQVSHLGRRATAYAGNWLPPVAPSRIREPRNRNFPKEMDGADIDRIIEDYASAAKRCRDGGLDGIETVTGGHLIGQFLSRRTNKRTDAYGGSLENRARFGLMVHEAIRRAVGDDFAVGIRFVIDEAVEDGPDFEECLDFAGLFEREGHIDFFNCIFGRMDTDLSLAEQNMPGMFSPSAPFLPLVGRFKRETKLPVIHAAAIRDVATARHAIRENLVDLVGMTRAHIADPHIINKVMRGEEERIRPCVGASYCLYKKVQCIHNPASGHETIINHIIDRAETPKRVVVVGGGPGGMEAARVAAERGHKVTLLEAGARLGGQVLVAASASERKDLIGIVDWRTGELARLGVEVRLNTYADAEVVLADKPDAVIIATGGVPDMEWLEGAEYCHSVWDVLTGVVPAKDNVLIYDETGRQAAISCALHLARPGRLVSLAIADDTLAIETPYPDRVSFRKRAAERGIRVISDVRLVKAARQGNGIAATFRHELTGAETEVPAAQLIVERGTAPMEDTYQELRARSANNGVTDIALMTGAGTKEADNAQAAGSFVLHRIGDAVASRDIYSSIYEAYRLCSQL; from the coding sequence ATGAATGGGAGGGGGCACGACGTGAACACAGCGGCATCTCCCGCAAGCGGCACGTCCGGCGATCCTCTGCTTCAGCCCTTTCGACTCAAGGGTCTGACGCTGCGCAACCGTGTCGTCAGCACCAGTCACGCCTCGATGCTGGATGACGGCGGCCTGCCGCTCGAGCGCTATCAACGCTACCATGAGGAGAAGGCGCGCGGCGGCTTGGCGATGACCATGGCGGGCGGCTCGGCCATGACCTCGCCCGACTCCAGTTGGGGCGGCGGTCAGCTGGACCTTTCGACCGATCGCATCGTCCCTCATCTCCAGTTAATGTCGCAGCGAATCCATCGCCATGGCGCCGCCGTCATGTGCCAGGTCTCACATCTTGGGCGGCGCGCCACCGCCTATGCCGGGAACTGGCTCCCGCCGGTGGCACCGTCACGCATTCGCGAGCCGCGAAACCGCAACTTCCCGAAGGAGATGGACGGCGCCGACATCGACAGGATCATCGAGGATTACGCCAGCGCCGCCAAGCGCTGCCGTGACGGAGGTCTGGATGGCATCGAAACCGTTACCGGCGGCCATCTGATCGGACAATTCCTGTCGCGCAGAACCAATAAGCGCACGGACGCCTACGGCGGCTCGCTGGAAAACCGTGCCCGCTTCGGCTTGATGGTTCACGAAGCGATCCGCCGCGCCGTCGGCGACGACTTCGCCGTGGGTATCCGCTTCGTGATCGACGAGGCGGTCGAAGACGGACCGGATTTCGAGGAATGCCTTGATTTCGCCGGGCTATTCGAGCGGGAAGGCCATATCGACTTCTTCAACTGCATCTTCGGCCGCATGGACACTGACCTGTCCTTGGCCGAGCAGAACATGCCGGGCATGTTTAGCCCGAGCGCCCCGTTTTTGCCTCTGGTCGGCAGGTTCAAGCGGGAAACCAAACTGCCCGTCATCCACGCTGCGGCAATACGGGATGTAGCCACGGCTCGACATGCCATCCGCGAAAACCTTGTCGACCTGGTTGGCATGACCCGGGCGCATATTGCCGACCCCCATATCATCAACAAGGTGATGCGCGGAGAAGAAGAACGCATCCGCCCGTGTGTCGGCGCATCCTATTGCCTGTATAAGAAGGTGCAATGCATTCACAACCCGGCCAGCGGCCATGAGACGATCATCAACCATATCATCGACCGTGCAGAAACGCCGAAACGGGTGGTCGTGGTCGGCGGTGGCCCGGGTGGGATGGAAGCGGCACGGGTCGCCGCCGAGCGCGGACACAAAGTGACCCTGCTTGAAGCCGGGGCACGGCTTGGCGGACAGGTGCTCGTCGCGGCCTCCGCCTCCGAGCGCAAGGATCTCATCGGCATAGTCGACTGGCGTACCGGCGAACTCGCTCGCCTTGGTGTGGAAGTTCGTCTCAACACCTATGCGGACGCAGAAGTGGTCCTCGCCGATAAACCGGACGCGGTCATCATCGCCACCGGCGGCGTTCCCGACATGGAGTGGCTGGAGGGCGCCGAATATTGCCACAGCGTCTGGGACGTTTTGACCGGGGTGGTGCCGGCGAAGGACAATGTGCTCATCTACGACGAGACCGGACGCCAGGCCGCAATTTCCTGTGCTCTGCATCTTGCCCGTCCGGGACGCTTGGTCAGCCTGGCCATAGCGGACGACACCCTGGCGATCGAGACACCTTATCCGGACAGGGTGAGTTTTCGCAAACGCGCCGCGGAACGCGGCATCCGCGTCATCAGCGACGTGCGCCTGGTCAAGGCAGCACGCCAAGGCAACGGAATCGCCGCCACGTTCCGGCACGAACTCACCGGTGCGGAAACGGAAGTGCCCGCAGCCCAACTCATTGTCGAGCGCGGCACCGCGCCCATGGAGGATACCTACCAGGAATTGCGTGCGCGCTCAGCCAACAACGGCGTCACCGATATAGCACTCATGACCGGAGCGGGGACAAAGGAAGCTGATAATGCCCAAGCCGCTGGATCGTTTGTCTTGCACCGCATTGGAGACGCGGTTGCCAGCCGGGACATCTACTCGTCGATCTACGAGGCCTACCGGCTCTGCTCGCAATTGTAG